Part of the Diceros bicornis minor isolate mBicDic1 chromosome 17, mDicBic1.mat.cur, whole genome shotgun sequence genome is shown below.
GAGAGTTTTGTATATGCACTGCCCTTGAGGTGGGGGTGACCTGAAATAACAGCGACGACAAGCCTGGCTTGTCAGCCATGAAGGTGACCTGTTCAGTCTGTGGCAGAGCCTATAGTCTTGAAAGCCATGGGTTTCATTGTTAAAAGCCAGGTGTCCTGAAACAGAAAAGGGTTTTCTCAATCCCAACACCTTGGCTTTACATGACAAATGCTAAAAAACCTGCCGGAACTCAAAGTTCAatggaaaaggaggaggactccCCTAGAAGGCTCTTCCAGCCCCAAAGCATATGAgttcaaggaggaggaagaaaaaggaaggtcTGAAGGACTGTCCCAGGAGTGTGGAGCCTGGGGGTTTCTTTAAAACTTGGCCTTAGGGGTGGGGGATgtgttcatcaaaaaaaaaatgattgaaatcCCATCAAGTTTAGGGGGATTCTAGAACAAAAGAGGTCTTGCATGATGTCCAGGGTGTAGCTGGGAGCCTGCATTCCTCCTGAGCAATAGGATAGCAAAGGTGGGGGTGGGCGTGTGTCATCTAGATGGGAGCCCTGAGATCAGCCTCCCAGGAACTGCAAGAACCCCCAAAAGCTGTGGACGTGGTCATACGGGTGGGCAGAGTGGGGCAGGCCAGGGGGTGGGACAGAGCGTGTGTACTAGCTCTAGAGGCCACGGAAGAGGCATGGCCATCAACAGCCGGACAGAGGTTGACACCCCAGGCCAGGGAGGGAAGGTCGGGTCAGCAAAGGCCAGTGAAAGCAAGGGCATCCGGACAGCAGAGATGGCAACCCTATCAGAGATTTAGATCAACCTttgagagaggggaagaagagtTAAGGGAAGAATCCTGAAATTACTGAGTTGTTGTTACTAAAAAAGGCTGAGTTTTAAACTCCAAAAGATGGAATTGCCTTGAATTCCATTATCAAGGAACAGAAGAGACTGAGAGCTAAATTAATTTCAGTCGTATCTTCACATCCCTAATGTGACTGGGTAGAAGTTCATGCGACCACCTATGGAAAGCTGAAAGGATAACTCACAGCCAGAGGTCTATCTGACTTGGTCTTGCCCTAGTGGCAAAACCTTGCTGCCCACTGCTGACCTGCAGAAAACCTCAGTCTACAGAGAAAACTTGAAGTAACTCTGAAGGGTAGGACAGATTTAGGTGCTATTACGGCCAAGGGCAGGGAGCAGAGATGGCACTGGGAGCAGGAGGACTGGGCTCTGGAAGCTCAGAGCTGGGGGACCATGTGATCTGGCTCTTCCACTCACAGTGGGGAAACTCAGgcccagagaaggaaagggatGGGCCCAAAGCCACAAAACCCCATCTAGAGCTCTTCTCCAAGTGTTGGTTCAGGGTATGTTCCCCATTTTCAGAACGCAGCACTGGGGGCTCCAGGCCCCAAATACAGACACAGCTTTGACCCCTTTCTAAAAATGCCAAGGTTTTCCCTGTGCCTGCTGCTGCTCAGCCTTCTCTTCAATGGCCACACTAGTCACCAGTTGTGTGGCCCTGGACAATGAACTCAATTCTCACTCTGTCTCTCCAGCTGTAAGAGGGGACAGTGACAGGCTCTACTCACAGCACTGTGATGATAACTGAGTTGCTCAGCTAGGCATCAACATATTACCCCTCACCTCAAAGACCATCAACGGAATGGCAAGCAGTGtccccccttgggagccccttcCATACTCACCATTCTCATTTAAGaatccccagccagccagccagcaggTCTGAGGAACTCTGGGTGGGCCTGCCCTAAATTGGGGCAGGCAGGCTGGTCCAATGAAGTGCCCACATGGAACAGGAGGGGTGATCTTCAAGAGAGCGATGTCGTTTGCCTCTGAATGAGGGGAATATTTTTCATGAATGATGATTTGCTTGACACGTCTCTCCAGCAGAGGTGGCTTCACTGGCTTATTGCTCCCATACTCAATTTCCCTTGCTCCAAAAATCAGTCTCCAGTCATATACTCTTCTGTGGGCACAGAGGTAAGCCAGGGCATTCTCACTGTGGACTGGCTGGACACAAGTCTCTGGTAACTGTGACCCTCAGAGCCTCCCCCAGCAAGGGTCTGGGTCAACCCACTTAGGGTCTGGCTGCCACAAGGCCCAGAGCCCCAGGGAGACTCTGCACAGACACCCCTGGAGAAGGTCCCCTTCTGAGAAGAGCCTTTCTGAAGACCTCCCTCCACGTGCCCCCACACGTACTTTTTGTTCCTGAAGCAGTGAGCAGCAGTCACCAGCCAGTGGGAGTTCAGCAAGCTGCCTCTGCAGGCATGATACCTCTGGTTGTTGTGGTAAGAGGAGACCTGGAGGCTGACCATCCAGGGCCAGGCCCCGAGCGCCGCATTCTGCCCTCCGATGATGCGGATGCTCCCTTGTAGGTTCTGCCTGAACCGTAACCCACAGGGGCCACTGAGGAGAGACCATGGGCACAGTTCAAACCAGGAACAGGCACAGCCTGTTCTTGTACTTCCAAacctgggggaggcagggataTGGGGTTGGTAAAAGTAGGGGCAGCCTGGAGTGTGTGGAATCAAAGGGGGACCTGCTGAGGAGCAGTGCTGTGGGGACTGTGATGAGGCAGGAAGCCGCAGGCTTCAGGAAATGGTTTTGAGCGGCGTGATTTCTTGGGTCTTGTGAGTGTAGTCACAAAGTGGGGAAAGAGGGGGCCACAGGCAGCCAGGACAGACTGTAAGGGCCCTAGACGTATGGCAGATCCCTGGACAGAGGGGGAGGCTAAAGGTGGGGGTAGAGGGATGTAAGGCCTGAGGTCTTCAGAGCCAGTCTTGGGTGGGAGACTAAGGCAGTCTTGGGGCTGCAGTGTTGGGTTGGACAGCGACAAGAGGAGACAGAGTAGCCATAGGCAGATACAGTGGCCCCCAAGTGTGCAGAGGCTCACTGGGACCAGTGGGGTTCCGGAGGTGGAAGTTCTGGGAACTGTGTCTCTGGTGAGAGGCCATAACAGTTTGGGAGTTGTTGGCACTGTGGGTACCTTGGGGTCTGTGGGAGTCTACAGGTGGAGTGGAAGTACTACGGGTACGGCCTGATGATACCCTGGGGCCTGTGGGGTCAGCCGCAGGTTGGGGCATTTCAGTATCTGTGGGAGGCCAGGGACTCCTGAGAATCAAGACTTGATGTTCCAGAGGCAGTGAGGTCAGTTACTGGGTGAGAAGGGGACACAGATCTGTGTGCTATAAGAGCCCTAGGAGTTGAGGGGTTTGTCCCAGCAGGAAACCATGGACAGCTGGGGCCCTGGGGGCTATGGGCTGATGATGCTGGGAGCAGGGAGGGTCTGAGTTGGAGATGTGGGTCACAGGAGCTGTGAGACCCAGGGCACTGCTAAGGCCCAAGCTTCGCCTCCTCCCTAGCCCTGGAGAGAGGGAGTCTTGGGCGGGGGGACTGCTATTCAGaagacacccccacacacaccaaggTGTCACTGACACTTACTAACACTTTGTGTTATCGTTGGCGACCACAGACACTGTCAACACCAGCAGAACAGCAGGTGGCAGTATCTCTACCATACTCTCGTCCCAGCACGGCCTGGAAGCCCAGTGACCTCACAAAACTCCGTAGCCTCCTGACCAATCAGCAGGAGGAGCTCCCACCTCTACctcccagcagtcaggccaggcaGGAGCCCTTCAGCCTCATTGGTTCATGCTGAAGTGACTTCCCGACTTCCTGCACAGGCTCCGCCCACCCCTGGGGTGATGGGGGCTCATATGCagccccctctcttctccccaagGCCAGGATCTTCATTCCCGGTTACTCTTCCAAGGTCCCACATCATCTCAGGTTCTAGCTTTGTGAGGTTCAGGGTGTGCCCCTCACGCAAGCTGTAACCACAGTCCCTATTCCAACTCATGGATTAAGGGACAGCTCAGTACCTCTGTGACAAAATGGTACAGTGTGTCAGCAGTTAAAGGGAGCCAGGCTCGACAGATTGATAGACCCTTAATACTGTGTGGGGCAAATTGTCTTTCCCTCTTCCAAGTGTATGCCATTAGCACACTTTTCAAAGAGCCATTTTGAATTTCCCTACTTTAGGACTACAAAGCCCACCTCCCTGTCCACTGCTGAGTATCACATGGTCTCATATTTTCTACTTGTGTCCAGGTCTCCTCTCCAGGACCTACATGCAGCAAGGTGTTGTCTTCTATACTTGAGTGTTAGGAATTCTTATCACAGTTACCTGAATATCATAAAGTATCATCTCTTCTGATTCTCAGGAGGCAGCCTCTTACCTGCCAGAGTATGACAGATGCTCACCTCACATACCTTAATGTTAAGATGTATCACCTCCCCTGTGAGTGAGGAGGTCACAGCTCTTCCTGCATGAAGGCCAGTCTTACCTCCTCTACCTGAGTGTGAGGTCTCAACTAGCCTATCTGAGTGTCAAGAGGTTGCACCCCACCTATGTGAGTCTCACAAGGTCCCACCTCTCCTACATGAGTGCAGGACACCTCGTGTCCTCTTCCTGAGTGTTAGGAGTTTTCAGATTGTCACACAATCTTGACTCCTCTACATGAGTATCTTCTCTAACTGAACGTCAGACTCTCTCATCTAACTTTCAAGAGGTCACATCCCCCTCAACTGAATATCCCGTAGGTCTCGTGTGTCTTACCTGAGTATCACGGAGCTATCATCTCCTCTCCCTGAATGTGAGCATGTCTCTGTCCTTCCACATCAGGGCCAAAGGCCACATCTCCACTACATGAGTGTCACTCTCTTCCATCTTCTATGAGAACCAAGAGGTCTTATATCCTCTACCTGAATGTCAAGAGGTTGCATCTCACCCATATGAGTTCTCTCAGCTTTCACCTGCCATTCTGGAGTGTCAGGAATTCTCACGTCCCCCACTGACTGCTGGAAGTCTCCCAACCCTACTTGAGTATAGTCTCATCTCCCTACCTGAATGTCATGAGCTTTTATCTTCTCTACCTGAGTCTCCTCTACTCTATACAAGTGTCTGAAGTTCTCACCTCCCCTACCTGAGGGTCATGAAATCTCCTATCTTCTATTTGAGTGCAAGCAAGTCTTATATGCGCTACCTGAGTGTCACAATGTTTCATCTTCTCCACCTGTGTGTCAGGAGATCTCATCTCTATCTGCCAGGCCTCATCTCTTCTGCTATGTCTGGAGGTTCCATTTCTTCTCTctaagtggccaataggtctcaTCTCCCCTACTTTAGTATAAGCATGTATCATTTCCCCTATTTAAGTGTCAGGGTCTTACTTTCCCTACCTGGGTGCCAggcatttctctctcttctacctAATTGTCAGGACATGTCATTTCCTCTAGAGGAGTGTCCAGAGACCTCATCTCACATACCTGATTGTCAGGAAGCTATCATTTTCTCTACATGAGAGTCCCCACATCTGCTCTCTCTGCAGGACAGAAGGTCTTGTCTCTCCTATTACTAGGCCAGGACATCTCATCTTTGTTTACCAGGGAGCGACAAGGCCTTATTCCCCGCAATGAGGGGCAGGATGATTTAACTTACTTGAGTTTTGATGTGCATTATTTCCCTTCCTGCGAAGGAACAGGTTTTATTTCCCCTAGGTGAATGCAATCAGTTCTCAATAATATAAACTCTTTGAGTATCATGAGATTTTTATCTCTGCTACCTGCATGTCAGGAGGTCTCCCTCTCCTCTACTTGAGTGTAAGGAGGATTCGTGTCCCCTAGGTCAGTTTCAGGGCTCTCACGCACTTTATCTGACTATTAAGTCCTCTTACTTTCCACACCTGAGTGTTAACAGGACTTGTTTCTTCTACCTGAGTTTCAGGAGGACTCTTCTCTCCTACATATGTATCCaaggtcttttttgttgtttttaccttTCTGTCAGGTGCTCTCATCTCCTCTATCTGAAGATCAGGAGGTCCTATTTCACCAACCCAAGCGTTAACAGATTGCAAGTAACCTACTGAGTGTTAGGCCTCACTTATTTTAACTGAGTGTCAGATTGTGCCTGATAAAGTAACTAGAAAGGACTCCGGAAATATTGTTCAAGAAATGGCAacaagaattcaataaatgataaAGTTTTGACtgctgaaaaaaatattattcaggTGTTTTACAGGATTTTGATGGGCATAAAATTGATATGGTATTTAGACGCATGAGAATCATTTAACAGAATGAtgtaatcatttattttaaatgttaatatgtttaattttatggaAACCACAACCTTTGCAAGTATTTAAACATATGATGAAAATGTTAGATATaaacttcaaaatgaaaagtagtacctagttttttaaaacatttaggggTTATGAAGTAACCCTTATGAAGACCCAATGTCTAGATTCTGGAAGACAATTATTGTTTGACTCTGCAGAGTAACACCCACTTCTGATTCTAGAAGGGCTGCCAGATTCTAGAAGGGCCCCCCTGGCCACAGTAATGGGTTGAGGGATAGGTAGATGGCCCACCTGGGTTTAATTTTGCCATTAAACCTAATGGAAGTAGCAAATATCTCAACTGAGAGTAACTTCATCTGCCTTCTCCACATTGTTCCCAAGTgcgagggagggaggtgggaaggtACAAGATAGTTAGGACTCTGGGGCCAGAGGATAGTGTCCCAATGGCTACTGGGGGTTTGACTCAGGCCAAGGTGAAACTCCCAGCATAGGGAGCTGGACAAGGGGTTCCCCATCCCCCTccacctcagcctcctcctccctgttctctgctcccacctcctccccatccccacatGCCCCTCTAGCTTACCCGAGCCCTTCTCCTTGCACCTACTCACTTCAGAATCCACGTTCCCATTCACCAGAGCAATCCAACTCCCACCCCATTTTTTCTCACCCTGATCCCTAACCCCTTTCAGCTCCTACCTGTCCCTATCTCAATTCTCCCATTCCTGTTCACTCCTACCCAACTCTTGTTCTCCAGCATGGCCCTCTGCAGAGCAGAAACCTCATCCGTCTGTCCAGCCTCAGCATCCAGGCCCCGCTCCAGAGCTGTCCACAGGAACCTGGGGGTGGCTGGTGGTGAAGGAGAGTTGGGACTACAGCCTCTGCTCCAGGTTCCAGAGAGAGTGTTGGTGAGTTGCTTAGGGACCCAAGAGGGTAAAGCTGGAACATTCTGAGGTCATAAGGagagcagaaggggcaagggagttcCTAGCCCTGAGTGAAAAAATCTCTGCCTTAAGGAGTTTGGGGGCTTCAGCTCACTCAGCCCTGAACTTGCAGATGCGTTTCCCTCTGccatttctccacctcctcttgCAGGTTGTTCTGGCGCAGACCTTGAAGGTTCTCACTCAACTT
Proteins encoded:
- the LOC131416504 gene encoding acrosin-like; the protein is MVEILPPAVLLVLTVSVVANDNTKCYGPCGLRFRQNLQGSIRIIGGQNAALGAWPWMVSLQVSSYHNNQRYHACRGSLLNSHWLVTAAHCFRNKKRVYDWRLIFGAREIEYGSNKPVKPPLLERRVKQIIIHEKYSPHSEANDIALLKITPPVPCGHFIGPACLPQFRAGPPRVPQTCWLAGWGFLNENVVIFKTRTRQAVAVGQI